The Cervus elaphus chromosome 30, mCerEla1.1, whole genome shotgun sequence genome segment CAAACCAAAGTAATGTTTTAAAAACCTCAAAGCAGATCATGCTACCACTTGCTTAAATCCCTCTAAAACCATCCCATTGTACTTTATGTTATCATTCATCTGCAAGGCCCTTGGCTTGCTCTTTGACCTCATTTCCTGCTGGTGCTCTAGTCCCacctgtatttttcatttttgaaaacaaGCCAGCATTGTTCCTGCCTCAGAAACTTAAAATTCTCTGCTTCAAATATTCATTCCCTGATCTCTCCACAGGTTGTTTCTTCTTGTCATGTCTTAGCTCACACAATTTTTTCAGAGTCCTTCCTACCCTCCCCTAGTGTTGCTCTCCATATCACTTATTCCTCCCAGGACTCTGGTTTTTATGTGTACTCTACTGTTGTTATCTGGAGTGATCTCACCTGTTCCTTTGTGAATGTATATGTGTCTTCCCTTCTTGACTGTCAGCTTCATGGGAGCAGGAATTATGTtcattgtgttcatttttatttcaccagTGCCTGGAACATTACTTGGCAAGTGACATTGTCCTCCAGATATTTGTGATTtaattacacattttttaaaccatatttaTTCTGAGTTTCTTTTATTAGCCTGGTGTATCAATAGTTCTAATCTCTTAATATTCCAGATGTTTCAAGAGATATTCCAGGTCCTCTCTGAATCGGCAACAGGATCTGTCCCATTGTCCACCTCCTCCTCAGCTAAAATTACTTGATTTcttacaaaaaagaaaggaaagaaaagcaggtCAGCATTATGACCTCAAAATTTCTAAAGCAGGAAATGTAAGTATATGTTTTTAAGTGAAGCTTATTATGCCAAATGccttattttgcattttaagtatatttatttatactgtttttaattttttttagtgtgtAGATATGTGGAAACGGAGTCCCTGTAATTTGGCTGTACCTTCTGAGGTGGATGTAAGTTAGTTCATGAattgcatttattttcatatataagtTCCTAAATCTCACTAATAGTATCTTATACTTGGGAAAACAGAGATTCTTATTACTactacttttctcttttaattttattgaatgaaagattctttaaattatatagtgctttacagttttcaaaattttcacacaTATGATTTTTACAATCCCGTAATAACcgcttttttccccctagttttaACTACTAGTTCATTCTCCATATTTGTGCAAAAACACTTCTTAAGTCAAATGCTCATTTTCAGAAGCTGCTCTTTCACATTACTTGTCTAAGTATGTAACTCCTTAATATAGATTTGTATTTAGAGCAGGAAAAATATACAGAGTATTTCCAAATGTGTAAAGATGGTACATATTACATTATATGCATAAAatgcctctgattttttttcataatatttcatcATAATTTCCTGATAATACTTCTCACtggttacatttaaaaattaacaatgttGGAGCAGTGGTCAAGGTTTGCATCTTGAGTAGTATTCTTTGCTGGTCTGTAATGTACATGAACTATAAATGAGCAAAGACAGGAAAGAGCTCTTTTGATAGGAGGTtccatgtttcttttattttcctatttctcctgtttttattattcattaaaCTCTCTAGAAGTGGTTAGTTATTTTCACAGATGTTTGCTCGGGTGCATACTTCCTAGGCCAGCACAGTTGTAAATCTTACtatctgtgattttaaaaaaattttcaaaagcacAAAGCCAAAAAAAGCATTAGAAGTAGActgtatatacaatatacaacTCAAGAAAGTAAGCCACATTATCTTTCAGTGTGTGTCTTGTCTATACACCCCTCAAGAAACATGGCCTGAGAAGAGATGTTCGGTGCAAATACCAAAGGGAGGAATTGACTTCAGAGGGCAATCTGGGTATATAAAGCAGCACTTCCCAAACCTTAATGTACATAAGAATCACGTGGATTGCTTATTAAAGTGCAGATTCCAATTCAGCAAGTCTGGGCTAGGGCCTCATCTCCTGCAGTACGTGACAAGCTTTTAGGTTGCATGGTACTGAGTTCCGCAGACCTTACTTTGAGTAGCAAAGCCCTAATACAAAGTTTCTCAGTCTGACTGATCAGTTGAAACATCTAGAATACCAGTTAAACATACAGATTTAAAGCCCCACTTCAGTCCAACTTACTGAGTCAGGTCTCCAGGGGAGGGACATGGGAATCTGAATTTTTACCAGATGCCCAAGTGAGTCTGTTACTCTTAAGAATCATAGTTACCAGAAAGATGAGAACTTTTGGTTCACAGAGTCTGGTAGAAAATACATGGGATATATGGTTTGAGTTTGACTAGAAAATGGAGATTTACAGAAATTTTACCAATTTTAGTATAACTTCCCTAGTCTCTTTCTAGTTGTGTCCGCACTGTTGCCTGACAACTCCaggacagtgaagtcgctcagtcgtgtccgactctttgcgaccccatggcctgtagcctaccaggctcctccgtccatgggattttccaagcaggaatactggagtgggttgccatttccttctgcaggagatcttccccacccagagatcaaacctgggtctcccacattgtagacagacgctttaccatctgagccaccagggaagtcaattcCAGTAAAGACCCAGCCAAAATAAAAGATCCTGGTCCTAATCACCTCTTTGACATCCCAGTTTTCCTGAAAGATAAATATGATACCTACTTAAGGAATGAAAGGAAGAGGCATTTGTGTTTATTACATTTGTTTAATGGCAAAAGAGATcctaatttttttatattgtaaaaCCAGTTGGTCTAATTGAATATATATCAGGAGAATTTTAAACTACTTAAGCATAAATAGTTGGTGTTATTAGTGATTCAAGAATTCTTGGGCTAAAAAGCATATTGTATTAAGTTACTTACGTTTTTGTCTATGGTCATAATACTGGTTTCATTATATCTGGTGTCTCTTGATTTGGTTGCTTAGGTGGAAAAATATGCCAAAGTAGAAAAATCTATCAAGTCTGATGACTCACAACCAACAGTCTGGCCAGCCCATGTAAGTAGCCACTGTAGGCTCCATTTCTTTTGATGCCATTTCTAATCTGGAATCTGAATTTATTAAACGTAAAGTACAATAGCCTTTCCTTTGGGATCTCCTTCTGTTTTTAAAGAATGGCAAGGCAgactttgccactgaaccactagggaggTCCTCTTGGGCAGTCTTAAATAGGTCTACAGAGCATGTTCCATGTGTCTTAATCACTAGATACAAGTTAGTGTGTCATTTATCCCTGGTTTTTGTTAATTCTGATTATGTatttttggaagagggtattttaTTTGGGATACTTTTTTTCAGGATGTAAAAGATGATTATATATTTGAATGTGAAGCTGGTTATCAGTATCAGAAAACAAAGCTGACCATTTTGCAGTCACTTGGTGATCCACTTTACTATGGTAAAATCCAGCCGTGTAAAGAAGACGAGGAGAGTGACAGTCCGATGTCGCCATCCCAGTGAGTTCTGTTAAATGCGTGTATTTGACCAAGGAAACCATCAAGAGTTTATTCAGTGACTACTGATGAGCTATTGATGAACAGAAATTTCCCCTTTTTGTTAACTTCAGTTAGATTTGGCAGCAGACCTCAGTAAACTTAAATTGTAGTTACCACGTTGTGACGttctttaaaatagtaatttcttttttaaaaactatgcttaattatttttatatttgctatAAAAGATATGCCTGTGGTATTCCTTTTGGTATATTTATATGCTGCCACTTATgacttttgggggcttccctggtgactcagagagtaaagagcccatctacaatgcaggagacctgtgttcgacctgagtagggaagattccctggagaagggaatagcaacccatgccaatattcttgcctggagaattccatagacagaggagcctggcgggctacagtccgtgggattgcaaagagttagacacgacggagtgactaacactttgacttatGACTTTAACCTCAGTGAGCATAAAATGCTTCTGGCAATAATTTGTTTAAGTGGGAAGCAAGTTTACTGTAAATGTAAAAGCTGTTTAAAATGCTTGATATTTCAGCACTGCCTGTAAGGAAACAGACTCAGTGCTTCATGTAGTTTCTGGGTCTAGAAATATAtttacatgggacttccctgcaaTCCAGTGGATAGGACTCCACGCTACCACTGCAGGGCcagagatttgatccctggtgatgGAACCAGGATCCTGCATgatgcacagtgtggccaaaaacaataGAAAGCAATGTGTATAAAGTTGTTCCTCGTTATCCGCAGGGCACTGGTCCCATGACCCCTTGGgtaccaaaatctgcagatggtCATCTCTTACATTGAAATAGTACATATTTGCAACTTAGGCACATCCTCTAGGTTACTtacaatacctaatacaatgtaaatgccatGTAAATAAGTAGTAAATACAACTTAAATGttgtgtaaatagttgccagcccATGGTAAACTCAGGTTttactttttggaactttctggaatatttctctcttctccaccccacccccccaaataTTTTCACTCCATGGTGGTTGAATCTGAGAATACAGAATCTGCAGATATAGAGGGCCAACTGTACTTGATCTTTCTAAACTTATGGGCTGCATATGTTTACTATGAGGTACCCagtatttagttttgttttaatgttttattattggTTCTGTTCTTTTAGTCTAGTTGATGCTgttttgaaaagaaggaaaaagagaacttGAGCATAAAAATAGCAAGAGCCAGCTCTATGTTAAATCATAACAAAATACAAGTTGAAACTATAACAGAAAGATGGATTTTAAAGAACAACCTCACCAATACCTAAGTAAAAGTCACTAGGAGGAAATAGCAGTCAGGGGATCCTCAGctactattttatttatacttaGTAGAAAGACAAGATATTTTGATTAGccatatttttttaagtcttcccTTTAGAAACACACGTTGGTCATTTTAAATAGTTACTAACTTTTCTGAAACACAGTGGAATGACATATGatccctcattaaaaaaaattggttcAGAAAGCCAACTGATTATATTTGTTTGACAATTAGAGAATTGAattttttgccttttacttcaGGACATTGCTGCAGAAATGCTGCATGGCTTATTACCTTCCAGTCATTCTCCCACATTCATAAATTACTTGATTTAATAGCTATGAAGTTAAAGTTTGAGCTGCATTaacaagttttttcttttttttttttttttacattttatatttcagCTTCTCCACAGATGATCATTCAAAttggtaattaaaaaataaacaaactcacTATTTTAATCTGttaagaaatgatataaatgtcattcttttaaaagagtTGGTAAAGACTTTACTTGAATTGGCGATAAACTCTTGTTTGTCAAAATGTGCTCTAAGGTCCTGCTGTGTAAACATTAATAATGACTTCCAAAATCAAAAGTTTAAAGCTGGAGGAAGCCCACAGGCCTTGCACAAGGTAGTTCAGTGAATTTTGGTGTAGGCCAGACACTTGTAAGGGTATGTAGCACTTGGCAACTTTCAGCCCCAAATAAATCTCCCTTAAATTAAGTCAGCCAATTTATTCACAGAATTATTTTGTAATGCATGCAAGACTTGGTCatcacttaatattttttaatgtgttttcaatatttttttcatgatatCATGATAGattttaattctatatttaaaattactaaaaagCCTTCAAAAGTAATCTCGGGGCTCCATGAAACAAGTATTTaatacttttctcttttcttaaaaaacaatttaGGTTTGTTATTGGatcaaagactgatgctgagaggtaaaaatatttgcatttttatttttggttggatGGGTATGATAAACTTTACTCTTGTAGGATAGAGAATACTTTGTTAGGAGTCAAAGCTTTGATTCTAATTATATCTCAGGTACTCTTaggatttttaaatagaatttaaaaagtaacaattaAAAGgataatgtttaaaatacagctttattttaaataaaacttagaTATATCTATAATAGCTAAGGAGAATGAGTTTTCGGTGGTCTTTTAATCAGAATATAAGTCAGAGTCAATGGTTAATTCTTCTGGCTGCTTATTGGTGAAGTAATCCCTGTAATTTTATATTAGAGACAAGATACTGAAAGGATCTTTAAATAGTTAATTAGCAAAATGTTTTCAGCTTTAGCTTGTTACTGAAAAATTAAGACTGTGCTTTTATCAAAGATAAATtgtctaaattttaatttttgtgttatttttcatagaacttttTTCATTAACAGTTACTCATTTTCTATGTaattaatttatgtttaaaatagagTTAGCTAATCATTACTTGTTTTCCCCCTAATATTTCAGAGTAGTCAATCAGTACCAGGAATTGGTCCAGAATGAAGCCAAATGTCCAGTGAAGATGTCGCATAGCTCCAGTGGCTCAGCCAGCTTGAGTCAGCTTTCTCcagggagagaaacagaagtgTGTTTGGTTAACTTTTTTGTGCTGTTACTTTTTCCTGCCTGATTGTTCTCAAGGAATCTGAGAAATATTAATGACTAGTTTTTGAGGGATTGTTGCcatccagttgctaagtcatgtctaactacaaccccatggactgcagcacaccaggcttccctgtcctttaccatctcctggaatgtgctcaaactcatgtccattttttagttttgtatttacttttaactttaattttcttttcattatttaactttatataaTGGAAATTTTCAAACGTACACAGAGGTATAAAACAAAAAGTGTAATGAACATCTATGTATACTAATCACCTGCCTGACTTCCACAGCTATCATTTTTCTGGGGAAGATTTAAGGGTGAAGCTTTGCTGTCATCTTACTCTGCTCTTCTTCAAAATCTTTCTTCACCTTTTTAGTCAGAAATATTTCTCCCTTTGTGAAGTTGCAGTCTTTTGAAATTTGTGTAATACCTAAtctttttaaactgtgttttCATCCAGAAGTTGCAGTGTTCTGAATTTGTGAATTTGTGATTTGAGTTCATTTTAATGAGTATGCTTAATGTCATTGTCTCTCAGCAGCCTGAGACCGTGTCAGTTCAGTCTTCAGTACTGGGGAAGGGAGTGAAACATCGACCTCCACCCATCAAACTTCCCTCAGCCTCAGGAAATAGTTCCTCAGGTATTGCATTCCTTAATTTCCTATAATCTAGAGTAAGAAACAGATGATCATAATCCATTTACTCATATTTTGATTTGCTCAGAATTTTTAATTGTAAATCTAAGAATGTTagatttcatttcataaatagCAGAATTCATAGAATGTTAAATTGTAAACCTAGCAAATAacttctacattttttttccctaggtaACTATTTTACACCACAACAGGCCAGCAGCTTTCTTAAATCTCCaactcctcctcctgcttctaAGCCACCAAGTCTTTCTCGGAAGTCATCCGTGGATCTTAATCAAGTTAGCATGCTTTCTCCAGCTGCCCTATCACCTGCCAGTTCATCACAAAGTAAGTTGTAGCTTAAATTCTTCATTAACTCTTCATAAGCTTTTGCATTAGTGTTTCTTAAGATAGTTCTTCCAGTGACATAGTGAAATCTGAATGTACTGTCTACCCAAAATGTACAAGTTTTAAGAAGCTTCAGGCAGCTCTCTTGTTGACTGTATGTATTATGTGTTTATTgtaattgtatttgtttttctgtatttatgtATGCAGCTTGTGTATACCTTTCTTATAGACTTGCAACCTACACATCTCCTGAAAAAATTAATCTGATAGCTAAATGTAGCAGTAAgattccaaattattttttataccaGTGTAACTTaggacattttacattttatgtaaACTATGCAGCTGATATGGAAAAAAATGTCATATGAGTTGTTGCTGCAGTCCTATCTTTGTAAATGTAAGAAGTAAACTGAAAGCTAGTTTTTTAATAATACCCGTACACTCTCATTAATTGCTGTCAGTTACTAAAATGTGGGATGATCATAAAGCATTCTGAAGataagaaaatgtaatttttactactgaatacttttttttaaacatcaagaAGAATTTGCTCAAGAATTTTAGCATTAGTTTGAATTTCTTCAAATTAACAAATATCTGAGATACTTAGGTACCAACTTGCAAATAAAAAAAGCATTCcagttttttagattttttaataaatgactaATATGTGCTGAAAGTTTTAGTACACTGCACAGTGACAGGGTGGTCTTTGCATTAGATGTAAACATCTTCATCTTGATAGCTCAAAAGGTGTAATTTTTCTGCCTTCTTGTTTTgcacaaagaaaaaatttataaatttcctGAAAGTCTTATTCACACTTCTTATGTTGTGGGTATGGATTATTATGTTAATCTACTGCACACAGTTGTTACTTTAAGTAAGGGTTGAGTGACAGCTTCTGGACAttcacatttctttcctttctttctgcaggACATGaaagctaaaaaagaaaacacctcaagagcttttggttttatttttctggtttttgtttttttattttttgttttttttttaaaaagttgataaaCTGTGCATACTTCATTCACAACAGATTTTCTATACATTCTACATTTAAACCGAAGTACACAGTTACTGTTAAAGATGCAGTATTATCTATCAAATACTTGCTTTATTACTGTGTTTTGTAAAATTTGTTTGTCAGGGTAAACTTGATGTGTTAGGAATTAAGTATGTATATTTAGGTGCCAAATACGATGGTTAACTGTAtgtaatttattaaatatgttcAGAGTTTTATCTCAGACTGTTAACAGAAAATAAGCAATATTTCTAAGTGATGTCCTAAATTAGTGAAATCGTGAATAACAAAACttaattttaattccttttaaaGTTTTTAGGCCACAGATAGCATGGTAGGAAACTAACTTTTAAATGGGTTTTGTGATAGAATACGAATGTATATTTTTACTGTTACTGTAATAGCATCTCTGATGGCATTTGTAGGTGATATACTGCATCCTTAATTGTAATTGAGTGTAGCAACACTCATGTATCATGTGTAGAAATTAACACTTGCAgttaactgctttaaaaaaaaaaaaaactggaacagACTGTCAGTGCTAAATAAGATTCCATTAACCTTATTTGAAAAAGGACTGGCCATTTATAACAAActagcaatttttatttttctcaatgaGCAGGATCTGGAACTCCTAAGCCATCTACTCCTACACCAACCCCTTCATCGACCCCACACCCTCCTGATGCTCAGAGCTCAACTCCTATTACCCCTTCAGCTACCCCTACTCCCCAAGATTCAGGCTTCACCCCTCAGCCCACTTTGTTAACTCAGTTTGCTCAGCAGCAAAAGTCTCTGAGCCAGGCAATGCCTGTAACGACCATTCCTCTTTCCACCATGGTAACATCTATAACCACAGGAACCACAGCCACCCAGGTCATGGCAAACTCTGCTGGACTTAACTTCATCAATGTAGTGGGCTCTGTTTGGTAAGTTTGCATCAaagccctgatttttttttttttttttaagataatctcACCAATCTAAAGAAATTACttgtgaaattaaaaacaaattgtatattgttgaaactgaaaaaaaatggtTTCTGCATGACTAGAATTTATCTCAGCAAGTACATTTGAATTTTAGGTAGTAATACATCCATTATAGGCACTAAGGTGGCACTACTGATTTCACATTGACAGCAGCttagatttttcttgtttatccTGTGTTACCGTCTTTTAATCCATTGATGAGTACATTACTCTACCAGATTATATTTTAAACCTTGGTAGATACGTAGTACTTAATTTTTGCCAGCTTCGCTGTTGATATTTAAGACAGAAATATCTGTTTGTGAagcagtttgttttttaatccaagGATTTATGTAGCTGATTTTTCCTTTACAGCACTAGTCTAATGCTTTGTCTTATTCTCCTGCAGCGGAGCTCAAGCTCTGATGAGTGGTTCAAACCCTATGCTGGGCTGTAACACTGGTGCCGTAACTCCTGCAGGAATAAACCTGAGTGGCCTTCTACCCTCAGGAGGTCTGCTACCAAATGCATTGCCGGGTGCAATGCAGTCAGCCTCTCAAGcaggtcagaatattggaaataataaCCTCTAACAAAATTAACACTCCATGCTTATGTTAAAATGTCATTTAAGCGATGTTAAACATTTAACATccttttttcatgaaatattatgttgaaaatatttcctttcaaaagcttttaaaattctcataTTTGAATTAAAAACCATCTCGTTATTAAATTCTCTGGAGAAACTTGGTAAAACTGTAAGTCTTTGCAAATTTTATCTTTGACTTTCAAACATTATTATAAAAGTAACTTTGATGGTTACCAGTGTAGTCCTGCTCCAggtaaaagaaacatattttgaaaacatagGTAAGCAGGAGAAGCAACATGGCATGGCATTTAAAAGCCTCAGTTCTGAAGTCGGACTGCCTGGATGGAATCCTTCTTGTGTGACTTAGCATAACTGCATAATCATAGCAAAGTTACCTTTGGGCCTCATTTtccttataaataaaataaagatgatgataataatacttTACCTCacagttgtgaagattaaatgaataaatacagatGAGGTGTTTATGCCTGAGACGTGATAAACATTCAAAAATAACTGCTGTCACCATCATTAGTAGTAGTTTATTGTGGTAGTTGTACTAATGTAATTACATGTACTGGAAAAATGTTTTAACAACTTGTGCTACTTTTAAAGTTCTTTAAGAGAATGTATTGTAGAACAGTCTCATTTCTTACTcggaaaaaaaagattaacagaaaaacaaactcagCATAGTAAGAAAAACTTACTATGAGTTAGGAGAAACTTTCTATGAGTAGGAGAAAGAGAACCCAAAGAATATAATATGAATATGTTTAATATATTGCTGTGATTTTCTAATTCTACCTGATATTCTTATTTTAATGTGTGTAAGTATGTTTTAGGGGTAGGAGCCCTGGAAAATGGATCAGTGTTGAATTTGGGATATTATATTTACATGTAATTCTTATACTTACTCGTAGCTCCAAATGCTTATTTTAGGGCCTGGAAGAAGGCACTTAATTGTTCCCCCTCAACCTCAgtttcaacccactccagtactcttgcctggaaaatcccatggacagaggagcctggtaggctgcagtccatggggtcgctaagagtcggacatgactgagcgacttcactcacttttcactttcatgcactggagaaggaaatggcaacccactccagtgttcttacctggagaatcccagggacgggggagcctggtgggctgccgtctatggggtctcacagagtcggacatgactgaagcgacttagcagcagcagcaacctgttTCATCTGTTCTAAAACCGGAGTAAATGTAGCTAACTTAAGTGGCTActtacaagaaaataaatgaagtgataTGGAAGTGCCTTTAGTAAGCTGTAAAGCATTACCCAGATGTCATCCACCCTTAAAGGGAgttatctctgtctctttttttttttatgagaattCCTGGAGGGACTATCTGTATTGTCACATTTTTATCTGGttatgctttttccatttttcagacaAGCCTTTCATACTGTCTTTTGTGCATTATCTACCCTTCATCTTTTCTAAATACAATTACCTGCTTAGAGGACTAGTTCCCTTTAAACTAGAGTTCAAATTGGTATATTTAGTGAGGAAGATACATACATACTTGAAGACTGGTATCAGCAAACAGTTCAAGCTAAgaatagttttacattttttaaggtttgttttcttaaaaaaagatagGAGGAAGAATAAGGGACAGAGTCTCTGTGGCCCACGAAGCTTGCTGGAAGCGTCTGCCAACGCCTGCTTTCGGATTTGCTCTGTGCTGTGTCACAGATTTGGGGGAATGCGTTCAGGATTAACAGAGCATTGTTTCCTGACTTTCAGCTTGATCCTTACACACAGAATTCGGTGTTCTTCAGCATTATTAATGTTCACATTTGCGCTTTAAGAAACATCACAAAGCATACTGGTTCTGAGACAGGGCTGTTGATCACAGGCCGCGTAGCACTGAGAAATAGAAGTAGGCAGCAGTGTGTGAGACATGTTTGCACAGCAGTGATGGTTTTATCATACCTGTGGTGTCTGCATGCTGCCAGATTACTTTTCCAGCCAGTAGTTTAAGTAGTTATAAAGAAGTCTCAGTTTCTGAAATACAGAATATAAAGTACATCTGGTGCTTCACATCTTTGAATAAGATCTTGTTATCAACAAATAGTGATGAAATTGGGGGGCTgggtttaagaaaattttaaagtatagaaAATAAGCACATCTGTGCAGAgagtacttaaaatttttttttatatgctaAAGTATAAAGTACCTCCAAGtataataaagttttaatttcctgttttaacCATGAGTTTTATTTAATAGGTGTTccatttggtttaaaaaatacttcaagtCTCAGGCCCTTAAATCTACTCCAGGTAAACCTGAAACCCTGCTTTTgatagttgtttttttctttttaagttttttatagtgctttttgttttttagccaTGTATGTTTGCACATTTTAGCATTTGAAGTTCTGAGGTTGTTGAGAATCATCTATAAGTATGATTAAGTGGATAAGTGGGAAAAAATTGGTGCCCATGTACCACACTTCTGTTGGCTTTGACAGCCCTGCCAAATTAAGAACTAGTTCCAGAGGGGAGAGTTCACAGATGCCAAGAAGAATaacttgcctacagtagtagcaGCAAATATACTTAGAAATTAATTGTTCTGTCACAGACTTTTTATGTATATACAGAAGTATTGCTGTTTGCTTACAATAGATTTTATACATGAATAGAAGGTTTTTAGATTAAGTATGTGTGTTCTTTTCCTGAGGAGAGTATGACTTAATAGCACAGTGCCAGGCAGGTGGCTCTTCAATC includes the following:
- the SUPT20H gene encoding transcription factor SPT20 homolog isoform X10; translated protein: MQQALELALDRAEYVIESARQRPPKRKYLSSGRKSIFQKLYDLYIEECEKEPEVKKLRRNVNLLEKLVMQETLSCLVVNLYPGNEGYSLMLRGKNGSDSETIRLPYEEGELLEYLDAEELPPILVDLLEKSQVNIFHCGCVIAEIRDYRQSSNMKSPGYQSRHILLRPTMQTLICDVHSITSDNHKWTQEDKLLLESQLILATAEPLCLDPSIAVACTANRLLYNRQKMNTRPMKRCFKRYSRSSLNRQQDLSHCPPPPQLKLLDFLQKRKERKAGQHYDLKISKAGNCVDMWKRSPCNLAVPSEVDVEKYAKVEKSIKSDDSQPTVWPAHDVKDDYIFECEAGYQYQKTKLTILQSLGDPLYYGKIQPCKEDEESDSPMSPSHFSTDDHSNWFVIGSKTDAERVVNQYQELVQNEAKCPVKMSHSSSGSASLSQLSPGRETEQPETVSVQSSVLGKGVKHRPPPIKLPSASGNSSSGNYFTPQQASSFLKSPTPPPASKPPSLSRKSSVDLNQVSMLSPAALSPASSSQRTTATQVMANSAGLNFINVVGSVCGAQALMSGSNPMLGCNTGAVTPAGINLSGLLPSGGLLPNALPGAMQSASQAGVPFGLKNTSSLRPLNLLQLPGGSLVFNALQQQQQLSQFTQPPQQPATSSPQQPGEQGSEQSLTSQEQALSAQHAAVINLAGVGSFMHSQAAAVTILAASNGYGSSSSTNSSATSSSAYRQPVKK
- the SUPT20H gene encoding transcription factor SPT20 homolog isoform X5, with the protein product MQQALELALDRAEYVIESARQRPPKRKYLSSGRKSIFQKLYDLYIEECEKEPEVKQKLRRNVNLLEKLVMQETLSCLVVNLYPGNEGYSLMLRGKNGSDSETIRLPYEEGELLEYLDAEELPPILVDLLEKSQVNIFHCGCVIAEIRDYRQSSNMKSPGYQSRHILLRPTMQTLICDVHSITSDNHKWTQEDKLLLESQLILATAEPLCLDPSIAVACTANRLLYNRQKMNTRPMKRCFKRYSRSSLNRQQDLSHCPPPPQLKLLDFLQKRKERKAGQHYDLKISKAGNCVDMWKRSPCNLAVPSEVDVEKYAKVEKSIKSDDSQPTVWPAHDVKDDYIFECEAGYQYQKTKLTILQSLGDPLYYGKIQPCKEDEESDSPMSPSHFSTDDHSNWFVIGSKTDAERVVNQYQELVQNEAKCPVKMSHSSSGSASLSQLSPGRETEQPETVSVQSSVLGKGVKHRPPPIKLPSASGNSSSGNYFTPQQASSFLKSPTPPPASKPPSLSRKSSVDLNQVSMLSPAALSPASSSQRSGTPKPSTPTPTPSSTPHPPDAQSSTPITPSATPTPQDSGFTPQPTLLTQFAQQQKSLSQAMPVTTIPLSTMVTSITTGTTATQVMANSAGLNFINVVGSVCGAQALMSGSNPMLGCNTGAVTPAGINLSGLLPSGGLLPNALPGAMQSASQAGVPFGLKNTSSLRPLNLLQLPGGSLVFNALQQQQQLSQFTQPPQQPATSSPQQPGEQGSEQSLTSQEQALSAQHAAVINLAGVGSFMHSQAAAVTILAASNGYGSSSSTNSSATSSSAYRQPVKK
- the SUPT20H gene encoding transcription factor SPT20 homolog isoform X9 — translated: MQQALELALDRAEYVIESARQRPPKRKYLSSGRKSIFQKLYDLYIEECEKEPEVKQKLRRNVNLLEKLVMQETLSCLVVNLYPGNEGYSLMLRGKNGSDSETIRLPYEEGELLEYLDAEELPPILVDLLEKSQVNIFHCGCVIAEIRDYRQSSNMKSPGYQSRHILLRPTMQTLICDVHSITSDNHKWTQEDKLLLESQLILATAEPLCLDPSIAVACTANRLLYNRQKMNTRPMKRCFKRYSRSSLNRQQDLSHCPPPPQLKLLDFLQKRKERKAGQHYDLKISKAGNCVDMWKRSPCNLAVPSEVDVEKYAKVEKSIKSDDSQPTVWPAHDVKDDYIFECEAGYQYQKTKLTILQSLGDPLYYGKIQPCKEDEESDSPMSPSHFSTDDHSNWFVIGSKTDAERVVNQYQELVQNEAKCPVKMSHSSSGSASLSQLSPGRETEQPETVSVQSSVLGKGVKHRPPPIKLPSASGNSSSGNYFTPQQASSFLKSPTPPPASKPPSLSRKSSVDLNQVSMLSPAALSPASSSQRTTATQVMANSAGLNFINVVGSVCGAQALMSGSNPMLGCNTGAVTPAGINLSGLLPSGGLLPNALPGAMQSASQAGVPFGLKNTSSLRPLNLLQLPGGSLVFNALQQQQQLSQFTQPPQQPATSSPQQPGEQGSEQSLTSQEQALSAQHAAVINLAGVGSFMHSQAAAVTILAASNGYGSSSSTNSSATSSSAYRQPVKK